The proteins below come from a single Halobacillus salinarum genomic window:
- the sigF gene encoding RNA polymerase sporulation sigma factor SigF: MSGDVTKERLSDHDVKELIRKSQQGDQEARHFLVENNTRLVWSVVQRYLRRGYDPDDLYQIGCIGLLKSVDKFDLSYDVRFSTYAVPMIIGEIQRFIRDDGTVKVSRSLKELNHKVRVKKEELMKQNGRSPTVNELAEALDLTREEIVQAEDAGRSPQSIYETVYENEGDPITLVDQIAEEENGWFDQLTLKDVMNRLDKRERLIIYLRYFKDQTQTEVAERLGISQVQVSRLEKKILEQMKESMGDSSS; the protein is encoded by the coding sequence ATGAGCGGAGATGTAACGAAAGAACGGCTGTCCGACCACGATGTCAAAGAACTGATTAGAAAGAGTCAGCAAGGAGATCAGGAAGCGCGGCATTTTTTAGTAGAGAATAATACACGTCTCGTGTGGTCTGTAGTGCAACGTTATTTAAGGCGCGGGTATGACCCGGATGACCTCTACCAGATTGGATGTATAGGCTTATTGAAATCCGTAGATAAATTTGACCTTAGCTATGATGTGAGGTTCTCGACTTATGCCGTTCCAATGATTATCGGGGAAATTCAGCGATTTATCAGGGATGATGGAACTGTTAAAGTCAGCCGCAGTCTAAAGGAATTAAATCATAAGGTGCGGGTTAAAAAGGAAGAGCTGATGAAGCAGAACGGCAGATCGCCGACAGTTAATGAACTTGCTGAAGCTCTTGATCTTACAAGAGAAGAAATCGTCCAGGCAGAAGATGCAGGCCGCTCCCCGCAATCCATTTATGAAACCGTATATGAGAATGAAGGGGATCCGATTACTTTAGTCGACCAAATTGCGGAAGAAGAAAATGGATGGTTCGACCAGCTGACTTTAAAAGATGTCATGAACCGGTTGGACAAACGCGAAAGGCTTATTATTTATCTGCGTTATTTTAAAGATCAAACCCAGACGGAAGTAGCTGAAAGATTAGGGATTTCCCAGGTGCAGGTATCACGGCTGGAAAAGAAAATATTAGAACAGATGAAAGAATCGATGGGAGACAGTAGTTCATAG
- a CDS encoding stage V sporulation protein AA, with product MTAPLYIRLKQSIGVEPQSEIRLKDVGRVTGPVHLKRMMEELVLHHVSKEDQNIVVIDGFTIVEQIVVLFPNQEIELIGPAHCVVHINKMKAKPSLVIVALIWLLLFVGAAMAIMNFHYDVSMEPVQQKLHYMLTGQEEEHPLWIQIPYSIGLGVGMILFFNHWFKKRFNEEPSPMEVEVFNYQENLDHYAAVNENKVENQHEDR from the coding sequence ATGACTGCTCCTCTCTATATTCGCTTAAAACAATCGATCGGAGTAGAACCTCAGAGTGAAATTAGACTTAAAGATGTTGGCCGGGTAACTGGACCGGTACATTTGAAACGAATGATGGAGGAACTGGTACTTCATCACGTTTCAAAAGAAGATCAAAATATAGTGGTTATTGATGGATTTACGATCGTTGAACAAATAGTCGTCTTATTTCCTAACCAGGAAATAGAACTGATTGGACCCGCCCATTGCGTCGTTCATATCAACAAAATGAAAGCAAAGCCTTCGTTAGTCATAGTCGCTCTTATCTGGCTGCTGCTGTTCGTAGGGGCTGCTATGGCGATCATGAATTTTCATTACGATGTGAGCATGGAACCAGTTCAGCAGAAACTACATTATATGCTCACAGGACAAGAGGAAGAGCACCCGTTATGGATTCAAATTCCCTATTCAATCGGACTTGGAGTAGGAATGATCCTTTTTTTTAATCACTGGTTTAAAAAACGCTTCAATGAAGAACCAAGCCCTATGGAAGTGGAAGTGTTTAATTATCAGGAAAACCTTGACCACTATGCAGCCGTGAATGAAAACAAGGTGGAAAACCAGCATGAGGATCGTTGA
- a CDS encoding stage V sporulation protein AB encodes MRIVEILIGLASGIAVGTGFVAFLTVLGIVPRLMQLSHSVSKLRFYESAIIAGVFAGIYLSFGEHSINITTVGIVVWGLLHGLFIGMLAAALTEVLNVFPLLFKRVGIESFLFPLMMAIALGKIAGSLFQWIIFSR; translated from the coding sequence ATGAGGATCGTTGAAATACTTATTGGTTTGGCATCAGGAATTGCAGTAGGAACTGGTTTTGTCGCATTTTTAACGGTGCTCGGAATCGTTCCGAGATTGATGCAGCTCAGCCATTCCGTATCTAAGCTTCGTTTTTATGAGTCAGCGATTATTGCAGGAGTCTTTGCCGGGATTTATTTATCATTTGGTGAGCATTCTATAAACATAACCACCGTAGGCATCGTCGTTTGGGGGTTGCTGCATGGTTTATTTATCGGTATGCTCGCTGCTGCTTTGACAGAAGTATTGAATGTATTTCCGCTGTTATTTAAACGTGTAGGAATAGAAAGTTTCCTATTTCCTTTAATGATGGCAATCGCTTTAGGTAAAATTGCCGGCTCTTTATTCCAATGGATCATATTTTCCCGCTAG
- the spoVAC gene encoding stage V sporulation protein AC, translating to MKNNSMNEKNYSKISKNYQPKPPYFMNTLKAFIIGGLICIFGELLTNMYIHWFGFSEKDAGNPTVATLILLSSLATGLGVYDRLGQFAGAGSAVPVTGFANSITSAALEHKSEGLVLGVATNLFKLAGSVIVFGVVAAYVLGLLRYIFRAII from the coding sequence ATGAAAAACAACTCAATGAATGAAAAAAACTATAGCAAAATCAGTAAAAATTATCAACCTAAGCCGCCTTATTTTATGAATACTTTAAAAGCTTTTATAATCGGTGGCTTGATTTGTATCTTTGGAGAACTATTAACCAATATGTATATTCATTGGTTTGGTTTTTCGGAGAAGGATGCAGGCAATCCGACGGTAGCAACGCTGATTCTTCTTTCTTCTTTAGCTACAGGTTTAGGGGTTTATGATCGACTCGGGCAATTTGCTGGTGCGGGATCTGCTGTTCCCGTTACAGGCTTTGCAAATTCGATCACTTCTGCTGCTTTGGAACATAAAAGTGAAGGATTGGTCCTTGGGGTCGCTACCAATCTCTTTAAGCTTGCTGGGTCTGTTATTGTCTTTGGAGTAGTAGCGGCTTACGTATTAGGTTTATTACGCTATATTTTTCGAGCTATCATTTAG
- the spoVAD gene encoding stage V sporulation protein AD yields MGKTGKQTWSFTKPVYVQSTGTAVGPLEGEGPLKDTFDYIYKDLHCEESNWELAERALMNKAVHTCLQKAGIDQSGVDLFLAGDLLNQNVTGNYVARQLGIPLLGMFGACSTSMETIATGSALIEAGYAKQAIAAVSSHNATAERQFRYPTEYGGQKPKTATFTVTGSGAALLSTAPSPVRVEAATIGKVMDYNITDPFDMGSAMAPAAWDTIKVHLEDMGRVPQDYDVIATGDLSAVGSPIVRDLLKQDGFDVSEIHEDCGLLIYHSDQPVFSGGSGCACSAVVTYGKLLNDLKKGTYNKILIVATGALMSPMMIQQKESIPGIAHAVVFTKGDV; encoded by the coding sequence ATGGGTAAGACAGGTAAACAAACGTGGAGTTTTACAAAACCCGTATATGTTCAGTCAACAGGGACTGCCGTGGGACCTTTGGAAGGCGAAGGTCCTCTTAAAGACACGTTTGATTATATTTATAAAGACCTGCATTGTGAGGAGAGCAATTGGGAGCTTGCTGAACGAGCGTTAATGAACAAGGCGGTCCATACATGTCTGCAAAAGGCAGGGATTGACCAATCTGGAGTGGATTTATTTCTTGCCGGAGATCTTCTTAATCAGAATGTGACCGGTAACTATGTGGCAAGGCAGCTAGGTATCCCTTTACTCGGAATGTTCGGTGCTTGTTCTACATCTATGGAGACCATTGCCACAGGATCAGCATTAATAGAAGCCGGGTATGCTAAGCAGGCCATTGCAGCAGTCAGTTCCCATAACGCCACCGCTGAAAGGCAATTCAGGTACCCAACAGAATATGGAGGGCAGAAACCTAAAACTGCAACGTTTACAGTCACGGGCAGCGGAGCGGCATTACTATCGACTGCACCTTCTCCGGTACGCGTAGAGGCAGCAACGATTGGAAAAGTGATGGATTATAACATTACCGATCCGTTTGATATGGGATCAGCTATGGCTCCGGCTGCGTGGGATACTATAAAAGTGCACTTGGAGGATATGGGGAGAGTACCTCAGGATTACGATGTAATCGCAACCGGAGACCTTTCCGCAGTCGGATCACCTATTGTACGTGATTTGCTCAAACAGGATGGGTTTGATGTATCGGAAATACATGAAGATTGCGGACTCCTCATTTATCACAGCGATCAGCCTGTTTTCAGCGGCGGTAGTGGATGTGCTTGTTCTGCAGTAGTCACATATGGGAAATTGCTAAATGATTTGAAAAAAGGGACGTATAACAAAATTTTGATCGTGGCAACGGGGGCATTAATGAGCCCTATGATGATTCAGCAAAAAGAATCGATTCCAGGTATTGCTCATGCGGTCGTGTTTACGAAGGGAGACGTGTAA
- the spoVAE gene encoding stage V sporulation protein AE: MDYLWAFIVGGAICVIGQLLLDFAKLTPAHVMSSFVVAGAVLDSFDLYDKLIEFAGAGATVPITSFGHSLLHGAMEQSDEHGIIGVAVGIFQLTSAGIASAILFGFIIAVIFKPKG; encoded by the coding sequence ATGGATTATTTATGGGCATTTATAGTAGGTGGAGCGATTTGCGTCATTGGGCAGCTGCTGCTGGATTTTGCCAAGCTTACTCCCGCACACGTCATGTCCTCTTTTGTTGTAGCCGGGGCCGTACTGGACTCTTTTGATTTATATGATAAATTAATTGAATTTGCCGGGGCGGGGGCAACTGTACCGATCACAAGTTTTGGACATTCCCTCCTTCATGGAGCTATGGAACAATCTGATGAACATGGAATAATAGGAGTGGCGGTTGGAATCTTTCAATTAACTTCTGCAGGTATTGCTTCAGCGATCTTATTTGGTTTTATCATTGCGGTCATTTTTAAACCTAAAGGTTAA